From the Clostridium putrefaciens genome, one window contains:
- a CDS encoding PTS transporter subunit EIIC, which yields MENGKNNLQGLFTSVMKALIAPIIVLPVAAILFKIGDANVLNIPWIKEIGVAIFKNLGIIFAASIAVGIAEGNNGVAAISAVVGYFVLTSVAKTINVDINASMQVFACVASGLAAGLLYNKYKDIKLPQILGFFGGKRFVPIVTSFVGLVLGLITGFIWP from the coding sequence ATGGAAAATGGTAAAAATAATTTGCAAGGGTTATTTACTAGTGTTATGAAAGCTTTAATTGCACCAATTATAGTATTACCAGTGGCTGCAATATTATTTAAGATTGGTGATGCAAATGTATTAAATATTCCTTGGATTAAAGAGATAGGTGTTGCAATATTTAAAAACCTAGGAATTATATTTGCTGCAAGTATTGCTGTAGGTATTGCTGAAGGTAATAATGGAGTTGCAGCTATATCAGCTGTTGTTGGGTATTTTGTATTAACTAGTGTTGCTAAAACTATAAATGTGGATATTAATGCATCTATGCAGGTATTTGCATGTGTAGCATCAGGACTTGCAGCTGGCCTTTTATATAATAAATATAAAGATATTAAGTTACCACAAATATTAGGGTTCTTTGGAGGAAAGAGATTTGTTCCAATAGTTACATCTTTTGTAGGATTAGTTTTAGGACTTATAACAGGATTTATTTGGCCTTAA
- a CDS encoding PTS transporter subunit EIIC — translation MAKSKDKVLGFLQKLGKSLMIPIAVLPAAALLLRFGDADLLNIPWIMKAGAAVFDNLPIIFALGIATGFAEDNDGMAAVSALIGYFIINGVALSFNKTINMGVFGGIIAGITAGLCYNRFKDIKLSNKLKLITVNRLIPLITLFVFIIIGIALGFIWPPIQKALDSFANFMAQTGPAGAFGFGFFNRLLIPFGLHHIVNTVFWQQLGSFTTEAGKVVMGDYNRFLAGDPMAGAYLTGFFPIMMFGLPAACLAMITTAKKEKKKVVAGMLISLAITSFLTGITEPIEFAFMFLSPMLYGVHALLTGAALAITNAFGMRNGFAFSAGATDFFINWGKATKPLSILIVGLIFAVIYYFVFVFFIKKFDLKTPGREDDIEDDAPLNNLNLDEKALNILASIGGKENIDSLDACITRIRVTLKDPSKLDEIRLKKIGISGIMKIGTNNVQIVVGTMADPIVTRMKKL, via the coding sequence ATGGCAAAAAGTAAAGATAAAGTTTTAGGTTTTTTACAGAAATTAGGCAAGTCATTAATGATACCAATAGCAGTATTACCAGCAGCAGCATTATTACTTAGATTTGGTGATGCTGACTTATTAAATATACCTTGGATTATGAAGGCTGGAGCTGCGGTATTTGATAATCTACCTATTATTTTCGCATTAGGAATAGCAACAGGATTTGCTGAGGATAATGATGGAATGGCTGCTGTTTCAGCACTTATTGGATATTTTATTATAAATGGAGTAGCTCTTAGTTTTAATAAGACTATTAACATGGGCGTTTTTGGAGGTATTATTGCGGGTATAACAGCAGGGTTATGTTATAACAGGTTTAAGGATATAAAACTTTCTAATAAGTTAAAACTTATTACCGTAAATAGGCTCATACCACTTATTACCTTGTTTGTATTCATAATTATTGGAATTGCACTAGGGTTTATATGGCCTCCTATTCAAAAGGCATTAGATAGCTTTGCTAACTTTATGGCCCAAACAGGTCCTGCTGGTGCATTTGGATTTGGATTCTTTAATAGATTGTTAATTCCTTTTGGATTGCATCATATAGTAAATACTGTTTTTTGGCAACAACTAGGATCATTTACAACTGAAGCTGGTAAAGTAGTTATGGGAGATTATAATAGATTTTTAGCAGGAGATCCCATGGCTGGTGCATACTTAACAGGATTTTTCCCTATCATGATGTTTGGACTTCCAGCTGCTTGTTTAGCTATGATTACCACAGCTAAAAAGGAGAAGAAAAAGGTAGTTGCAGGGATGCTAATAAGTCTTGCAATAACATCTTTTTTAACTGGTATTACAGAACCAATAGAATTTGCATTTATGTTCTTATCACCAATGTTATATGGAGTACATGCACTATTAACAGGGGCTGCATTAGCAATTACTAATGCCTTTGGAATGCGTAATGGATTCGCATTTTCAGCAGGTGCTACTGACTTTTTCATAAATTGGGGTAAAGCAACAAAACCATTAAGCATCTTAATTGTAGGACTTATATTTGCAGTTATATATTACTTTGTATTTGTATTCTTTATTAAGAAGTTTGACCTTAAAACTCCAGGTAGAGAAGATGATATAGAAGATGATGCTCCTTTAAATAATTTAAACTTAGACGAAAAGGCTTTAAATATATTAGCATCTATAGGAGGTAAGGAAAATATTGATTCCTTGGATGCTTGCATAACAAGGATAAGAGTAACTCTAAAAGATCCTTCAAAATTAGATGAGATAAGATTAAAGAAAATAGGTATAAGTGGTATTATGAAGATAGGTACAAATAATGTACAAATAGTGGTTGGAACAATGGCAGATCCAATAGTTACTAGGATGAAAAAGTTATAG
- the hprK gene encoding HPr(Ser) kinase/phosphatase, with translation MTVTVEKLIKDFKLEVLSEGKKGIMINTSDFNRPGLQLSGFYNYFSKDRIQIMGMAEWSFIDDMQVELRKKRLKKYFTFETPCLILTRDLDPHSELLENATKCNKWVLKTNMISTKFISKLTTYLDDKLAPETRVHGVLLDIYGIGILITGESGIGKSETALELIKRGHRLVADDAVDIKEIDGILKGRSPYITFGMLEVRGMGIIDVPALYGLSSVLNNKTIKLVISLEHWKDEDVYDRLGIDKEYVDILNVPVRKITVPIRPGRNIAVIVEAAAANYRYSHMSSVTPAEIIDQRMEMDIHEDD, from the coding sequence ATGACAGTTACAGTAGAGAAGTTAATAAAGGATTTTAAATTAGAAGTTTTATCTGAAGGTAAAAAAGGAATAATGATAAATACTAGTGACTTTAATAGGCCCGGATTACAACTTTCAGGATTCTATAATTATTTTTCTAAAGATAGAATTCAGATAATGGGTATGGCAGAATGGAGCTTTATAGATGATATGCAAGTAGAGCTTAGAAAGAAAAGGCTTAAAAAGTATTTTACATTTGAAACTCCTTGCTTAATACTAACAAGGGACTTAGATCCTCATAGTGAATTACTTGAGAATGCTACTAAGTGCAATAAGTGGGTTTTAAAAACCAATATGATATCTACAAAGTTTATAAGTAAACTTACTACCTATCTTGATGATAAGCTAGCTCCAGAAACTAGAGTACACGGCGTATTATTAGATATTTATGGCATAGGTATATTAATAACAGGTGAAAGTGGAATAGGTAAGAGTGAAACAGCTTTAGAACTTATAAAAAGAGGACATAGGCTGGTTGCGGATGATGCAGTAGATATAAAAGAAATTGATGGGATACTAAAGGGAAGATCTCCATATATAACCTTTGGTATGTTAGAGGTAAGAGGTATGGGAATTATAGATGTCCCAGCTTTATATGGTCTTAGCTCAGTATTAAATAATAAAACGATAAAACTTGTTATAAGTTTAGAACATTGGAAAGATGAAGATGTATATGATAGACTTGGTATAGATAAGGAATATGTAGATATACTAAATGTTCCTGTAAGGAAAATAACAGTACCTATAAGGCCTGGAAGAAATATAGCTGTTATAGTAGAAGCAGCAGCGGCAAACTATAGATACAGCCATATGTCAAGTGTTACTCCAGCTGAAATAATAGACCAAAGAATGGAGATGGATATACATGAAGATGACTAA
- a CDS encoding 5-formyltetrahydrofolate cyclo-ligase: MKMTNHKDDLRIISKNKRKELSTLDRKHYDSLILENVLNDQKFKDSNTIFIYVSYKDEVDTHEIIKSALLLNKKVCVPLIISKKDGMEAIYINSLKDLEANYMGILEPKYNKDNVAKAEDIDVVFVPGLAFDTNGGRLGYGGGFYDRFLKNLKKQAVKIALAYENQIVDYVPMEPLDVKTDYIISNKK, from the coding sequence ATGAAGATGACTAATCATAAAGATGATTTAAGAATTATATCTAAAAATAAAAGGAAAGAATTATCCACTCTAGATAGAAAGCATTACGATAGTTTAATATTAGAGAATGTTTTAAATGATCAAAAGTTTAAAGATAGCAATACTATTTTTATATATGTAAGTTATAAGGATGAAGTAGATACACATGAAATAATTAAAAGTGCCCTTTTATTAAACAAAAAGGTATGTGTACCATTGATTATATCTAAAAAAGATGGTATGGAAGCAATATATATAAATTCTTTAAAGGATCTTGAAGCTAATTATATGGGGATACTAGAACCCAAATATAATAAAGACAATGTAGCTAAAGCGGAAGATATTGATGTTGTGTTTGTGCCTGGATTAGCGTTCGACACAAATGGTGGGAGACTTGGCTATGGTGGAGGATTTTACGATAGGTTTTTAAAGAATCTAAAAAAGCAAGCTGTAAAAATAGCATTAGCTTATGAAAATCAGATAGTAGATTATGTTCCGATGGAACCATTAGATGTAAAAACTGATTATATAATAAGCAATAAAAAATAA
- a CDS encoding DUF1292 domain-containing protein — translation MEEKEIMSFKDEEGNKVDFEAIARIYLEEKESEYLILSEVNGNEDDAFIFRVDRFEDKEELNLVEDKDEFEAVKKEYKKLLY, via the coding sequence TTGGAAGAAAAAGAAATAATGTCATTTAAAGATGAAGAAGGCAACAAAGTTGATTTTGAAGCTATAGCAAGAATTTATCTAGAAGAGAAAGAAAGTGAGTATCTTATTTTATCAGAGGTAAATGGTAATGAGGATGATGCTTTTATATTTAGAGTAGATAGATTTGAAGATAAAGAAGAATTAAACTTAGTAGAAGATAAAGATGAGTTTGAAGCAGTAAAAAAAGAATATAAAAAGTTGTTATATTAA
- a CDS encoding protein kinase: MHKNKELIVNPYYDFDINLLDCKFLGEGHNGIVYLLPDGNVIKICFNIKSFIGEYIILEKVNGNKYFPRIYDIGENYMIREYVDGDMLPKYIRKHGFNDELGKRIIELLKEFKVLNFTKIDLRCKDIFVQPNGNLKVIDPKKFYTKDRDFPRHLSKGMYKLKILDPFLEVLKKEEPNLFDAWTPKIMNYIKELKY, encoded by the coding sequence ATGCATAAAAATAAAGAGTTAATTGTAAATCCTTACTATGATTTTGATATTAATCTTTTAGATTGTAAGTTTCTAGGTGAAGGTCATAATGGCATAGTATATCTACTTCCAGATGGGAATGTTATAAAAATTTGTTTCAATATTAAAAGCTTTATTGGTGAATACATCATTTTGGAAAAGGTAAATGGTAATAAATACTTTCCTAGGATATATGACATAGGTGAAAACTACATGATAAGAGAATATGTAGATGGCGATATGTTACCAAAATACATAAGAAAACATGGTTTCAATGATGAACTAGGCAAGAGAATTATTGAATTATTGAAGGAATTTAAAGTGTTGAACTTTACCAAAATAGATTTAAGGTGTAAGGATATTTTTGTTCAACCAAACGGAAATTTAAAGGTTATTGATCCTAAGAAATTTTATACTAAGGATAGAGACTTTCCAAGGCATCTATCAAAGGGTATGTATAAACTTAAAATACTAGATCCATTTTTAGAAGTTCTAAAAAAAGAGGAACCTAATCTTTTTGATGCCTGGACACCTAAAATAATGAACTATATTAAAGAACTAAAATATTAA
- a CDS encoding aminopeptidase, protein MSTSNEQKNVLTKTYDSAWDKYSKDDLQKVFALSDRYKEFISKCKTERECVTEFIKLAEAKGYIDIEKVISEGKTLKPGDKVYANNKGKNLAMFLIGEEKMEKGLSILGAHIDSPRLDLKQNPLYEDTDLALMETHYYGGVKKYQWVTIPLSVHGVMVKKDGTTVEIVIGEDDNDPVIGISDLLIHLSADQMDKKLGKAIEGEDLNILVGSMPLEDKDSKERVKNNILKLLNEKYGIIEEDFVSAELEVVPAGRARDYGFDRSMVMGYGHDDRVCAYTSFEAMIGMEKSKKTYVTLLVDKEEVGSIGATGMQSRFFENVVAEIMDRTSDYSELKLRRCLSNSKMLSSDVSAAYDPNYPSVMEKRNSAYFGKGLVFNKYTGSRGKGGCNDANAEYIAELRTIMDKHNVTWQTAELGKVDQGGGGTIAYILAEYGMEVIDSGVALHNMHAPWEVASKADIYEAMRGYCAFLIEA, encoded by the coding sequence ATGTCAACGAGTAATGAACAAAAAAATGTATTGACTAAAACTTACGATTCTGCTTGGGATAAGTATTCAAAAGATGACCTACAAAAGGTATTCGCTTTAAGCGATAGATATAAAGAATTTATATCTAAATGTAAGACAGAACGTGAATGTGTTACAGAATTTATAAAGCTTGCTGAGGCAAAGGGTTACATCGACATAGAAAAAGTTATTTCAGAAGGTAAAACATTAAAACCAGGAGATAAAGTATACGCAAATAATAAAGGTAAAAACTTAGCTATGTTCTTAATAGGTGAGGAAAAGATGGAAAAAGGTCTTAGTATATTAGGAGCGCATATAGATTCTCCAAGACTTGATTTAAAGCAAAACCCATTATATGAAGATACAGACCTTGCTCTTATGGAAACTCACTATTATGGCGGGGTTAAGAAATATCAATGGGTTACTATTCCTTTAAGTGTACATGGAGTTATGGTTAAAAAAGACGGAACTACTGTTGAAATAGTAATAGGTGAAGATGATAATGATCCAGTTATAGGAATTTCAGATCTTTTAATTCATCTATCAGCAGATCAGATGGATAAAAAGTTAGGGAAAGCTATCGAAGGTGAAGACCTTAATATATTAGTTGGAAGTATGCCATTAGAAGATAAAGATTCAAAAGAAAGAGTTAAGAATAATATATTGAAATTATTAAATGAGAAGTATGGCATCATAGAAGAAGACTTTGTGTCAGCAGAACTTGAAGTAGTTCCAGCTGGTAGAGCAAGAGATTATGGATTTGATAGAAGTATGGTTATGGGTTATGGACATGATGATAGAGTATGCGCATACACTTCTTTCGAAGCAATGATAGGGATGGAAAAATCAAAGAAAACTTATGTAACTTTATTAGTAGATAAAGAAGAAGTAGGTAGCATAGGTGCTACAGGTATGCAATCGAGATTCTTTGAAAATGTAGTAGCAGAAATTATGGATAGAACTTCTGATTACAGTGAGTTAAAACTTAGAAGATGTCTTTCAAATTCAAAGATGTTATCTTCAGATGTTAGCGCTGCATATGATCCTAACTATCCATCTGTTATGGAAAAAAGAAATTCAGCATACTTTGGAAAAGGATTAGTATTTAACAAATACACTGGATCTAGAGGAAAAGGTGGATGCAACGATGCTAATGCTGAATACATTGCAGAACTTAGAACGATAATGGATAAACATAATGTAACATGGCAAACAGCTGAGCTTGGAAAAGTGGACCAAGGAGGCGGAGGAACTATTGCATACATCCTTGCTGAGTATGGCATGGAAGTAATAGACTCAGGTGTAGCACTTCATAATATGCATGCTCCATGGGAAGTAGCTAGTAAGGCAGATATTTATGAGGCAATGAGAGGGTACTGTGCATTTTTAATAGAAGCATAA
- a CDS encoding aspartyl-phosphate phosphatase Spo0E family protein, which produces MEKDILADQIESLKNDLYKLLSTRKPTDNCVVKCSEALDKLIVRYYKYLD; this is translated from the coding sequence ATGGAAAAAGATATATTAGCAGATCAAATAGAATCTTTAAAAAATGATTTATATAAGTTACTATCCACAAGAAAACCTACTGACAATTGTGTTGTTAAATGTAGTGAGGCATTGGACAAGCTTATTGTTAGATATTATAAATATTTAGATTGA
- a CDS encoding DUF4883 family protein, protein MKLSYIIISILISSVLLVSCTFSDANLSFNSKPSNHFYTERLFNSLGESKEFLSTLYETNLHKESSLDKDDMDVLINFFSSLNADDFIDDPYGIDKVPCYKIFININSVKYVINVYDSDFVSIYPWDGNKPMDFISMNNIPVAYNLYNFSKYKIDKPL, encoded by the coding sequence TTGAAATTATCCTATATAATAATATCTATATTAATAAGCTCAGTGCTTCTTGTTAGTTGCACTTTTTCTGATGCCAATTTATCCTTTAATTCTAAACCTAGTAACCACTTTTACACAGAACGCTTATTTAATAGCTTAGGTGAATCTAAAGAATTTTTGTCTACTTTGTATGAAACTAATCTTCATAAAGAATCTTCACTTGATAAAGATGATATGGATGTATTAATCAACTTTTTTTCTTCATTAAATGCAGATGACTTCATAGATGATCCTTATGGTATCGATAAAGTTCCTTGTTATAAGATATTTATAAACATTAATTCTGTGAAATATGTAATAAATGTTTATGACTCTGACTTTGTTTCAATTTACCCATGGGATGGTAATAAGCCAATGGACTTCATATCCATGAATAATATTCCTGTGGCTTATAATTTATATAACTTTTCCAAATATAAAATAGATAAACCTTTATAA
- the glsA gene encoding glutaminase A yields MQNLLKGIIESNKIYTKEGTVASYIPELGKANKEDLGVCVVTLDGKEFMAGDAEKNFTMQSMSKVIALILAILDNGKKLVFSKVGMEPTGDSFNSITSLEVKHPERPFNPMINAGAIATTALISGETDEEKIENILSFTRKITGNKFIAVNEEVYRSEKATGNRNRALAYFMKSNGLLEGDVESILDVYFKQCSIECNCRDIARIGAMLANDGVLPWSGEKVISREVSRIVKTIMVTCGMYDASGEFAVGIGIPAKSGVGGGILASVPRRMGIGVYGPSLDNKGNSIGGIKILKELSDELDLSIF; encoded by the coding sequence ATGCAAAATTTATTAAAGGGTATAATAGAAAGTAATAAAATTTATACAAAAGAAGGAACTGTTGCTTCGTACATACCGGAACTTGGGAAAGCTAATAAAGAAGATTTAGGTGTGTGCGTAGTTACATTAGATGGTAAGGAGTTTATGGCAGGGGATGCTGAAAAGAATTTTACTATGCAAAGTATGTCTAAGGTAATAGCACTAATTTTGGCTATCTTAGATAATGGCAAAAAATTAGTATTTTCTAAAGTTGGAATGGAACCTACAGGAGATAGCTTTAATTCTATAACAAGTCTTGAGGTTAAACATCCGGAAAGACCTTTTAATCCAATGATAAATGCTGGGGCTATTGCAACTACAGCCTTAATATCAGGGGAAACAGATGAAGAGAAAATAGAAAATATATTATCATTCACAAGAAAGATTACAGGAAATAAATTTATTGCAGTAAATGAAGAGGTTTACAGATCTGAAAAGGCTACAGGTAATAGAAACAGGGCTTTAGCTTATTTTATGAAAAGCAATGGATTATTAGAAGGTGATGTTGAATCAATATTAGACGTTTACTTTAAACAATGTTCTATAGAATGTAATTGTAGAGATATTGCTAGAATAGGCGCAATGTTAGCAAATGATGGTGTCTTGCCTTGGAGTGGAGAGAAGGTAATATCAAGAGAGGTAAGTCGTATAGTTAAGACTATAATGGTTACCTGTGGTATGTATGATGCTTCAGGTGAATTTGCAGTAGGTATAGGGATACCAGCAAAAAGTGGTGTTGGTGGAGGTATACTGGCATCTGTGCCGAGAAGGATGGGAATTGGAGTATATGGACCATCCTTAGATAACAAAGGAAATAGCATAGGCGGTATTAAAATATTAAAGGAATTATCAGATGAACTAGATTTAAGTATATTTTAA
- the aroC gene encoding chorismate synthase, which yields MPLRFLDGGESHGKALIAVLEGIPSNYEVDIDYIDNELKRRQQGYGRGARMKIEKDRVDVWSGLRGNKTTGNPITFIIKNKDYENWREYFENDVKPEDRIGVARPGHGDLVGFHKYKTGDIRDSIERTSARETAIRCAVGALCKQMLLDIGIDIRSKIYSLGEFYDQSIDLFNDEDYDIIEESSMRCYNKHIEDGMKSTIDMCKEEGDTIGGRVYIGIKGVPIGVGSYSNWDRKLDGILSMAIMSVQAVKAVSFGKVLDLPLIGSIYNDEAYFEDGMLKRASNNCGGIEAGISNGENIEIYAVIKPIPSVKKGLNSVDLIKKQNVTSRYERSDISAVVPACIVLENVCAFHILDEILKKFPSDDFNELKESIERYRSELLKY from the coding sequence ATGCCCCTTAGATTTTTGGATGGTGGGGAATCTCATGGAAAGGCATTGATTGCAGTTTTAGAAGGTATTCCATCTAATTATGAAGTAGATATAGATTATATAGACAATGAGTTAAAAAGAAGACAACAAGGCTACGGAAGAGGAGCCCGAATGAAGATAGAAAAAGATAGGGTTGATGTTTGGTCAGGACTTAGAGGAAATAAGACCACGGGTAATCCTATAACTTTTATAATTAAGAATAAAGATTATGAAAATTGGAGAGAATACTTTGAAAATGATGTAAAACCTGAAGACAGAATAGGCGTTGCTAGACCCGGACATGGTGATTTAGTAGGATTTCATAAGTATAAAACTGGAGACATAAGAGATAGCATTGAGAGAACATCTGCAAGAGAGACAGCTATAAGATGCGCTGTTGGTGCTCTATGTAAACAAATGCTATTAGATATAGGTATAGATATTAGAAGTAAGATTTATAGTCTAGGAGAATTTTATGACCAGAGTATAGATCTTTTTAATGATGAGGATTATGACATTATAGAAGAGAGTTCAATGCGATGCTATAATAAACATATTGAAGATGGTATGAAGTCAACTATAGATATGTGTAAAGAAGAAGGAGATACTATTGGGGGCAGGGTTTATATAGGGATAAAGGGTGTTCCGATTGGAGTTGGAAGCTATTCTAATTGGGATAGAAAGTTAGATGGTATACTATCCATGGCGATTATGTCTGTTCAAGCAGTAAAAGCTGTGTCTTTTGGGAAAGTTTTAGACTTACCTTTAATAGGAAGTATATATAATGATGAGGCATATTTTGAAGATGGAATGCTAAAAAGGGCAAGTAATAATTGTGGAGGTATAGAAGCTGGGATTTCTAATGGAGAAAATATAGAAATATATGCTGTGATAAAGCCTATACCATCTGTAAAAAAAGGACTGAATTCTGTAGATTTAATAAAGAAACAAAATGTAACTAGTCGTTATGAAAGATCGGATATATCAGCTGTAGTTCCAGCTTGTATAGTACTTGAAAATGTATGTGCGTTTCATATATTAGATGAAATTTTAAAGAAATTTCCTAGTGATGATTTTAATGAACTAAAGGAAAGTATTGAAAGATATAGAAGTGAACTACTTAAGTATTAA
- the glcT gene encoding glucose PTS transporter transcription antiterminator GlcT — protein MNGYICHKCEVVKVFNNNVLLVNEKDIEKILFRKGIGFGRKTGDIISSGEKVEKIFTIEDKNNYDNFKQLMSYADKEIIALSEEVIVMISNELSEELDEKIHISLTDHILFALKRLEGNEEIENPFLAETEILYKTEFDIAKKATIIIEKAKKIKIPDGEVGFIALHIHSARNNGKLSNTIKYNFVCNSVVEFLEEEIDIEIDKKSLDYARFVTHIRFAIERFLNNKPIKNELISAIKKQYKSSYEIAKKSAKIIEQQLYIDITEDEIGYLSMHIERLRQASRNNYN, from the coding sequence ATGAATGGTTATATTTGCCATAAGTGTGAGGTTGTAAAGGTGTTTAATAACAATGTATTATTAGTAAATGAAAAAGATATTGAAAAGATTCTATTTAGAAAAGGCATAGGTTTTGGACGAAAGACTGGCGATATAATAAGTTCAGGTGAAAAGGTAGAAAAGATTTTCACTATAGAAGATAAAAATAATTATGATAATTTTAAACAATTAATGAGTTATGCAGATAAAGAAATAATTGCTTTAAGTGAAGAGGTAATAGTCATGATATCTAATGAACTTTCAGAAGAATTAGATGAAAAGATACACATATCACTAACGGATCACATATTATTTGCTCTTAAGAGGTTAGAAGGCAATGAAGAAATAGAAAACCCTTTTCTTGCAGAAACAGAAATACTCTATAAAACAGAATTTGATATTGCAAAAAAGGCAACTATTATTATTGAAAAAGCAAAAAAAATAAAGATACCTGATGGAGAGGTAGGATTTATAGCTTTACACATACATTCTGCAAGAAATAATGGAAAATTATCTAATACCATAAAATATAATTTTGTATGCAATAGTGTGGTAGAGTTTTTAGAAGAAGAAATAGATATAGAAATAGATAAAAAGTCTTTAGATTATGCAAGATTTGTAACACATATAAGGTTTGCAATAGAACGATTTTTGAATAATAAGCCCATTAAAAATGAACTTATTTCAGCTATTAAAAAACAATATAAGTCTTCTTATGAAATAGCAAAGAAATCAGCTAAAATAATTGAACAGCAACTTTATATTGATATAACAGAAGATGAGATAGGGTATTTATCAATGCATATTGAAAGATTAAGGCAGGCAAGCCGTAATAATTATAATTAA
- a CDS encoding PHP domain-containing protein yields the protein MDIHADFHLHTNASDGRLSPKELVKLAKSQSLSLMAITDHDTTSSLYEGILQGDRLDIKVVPGIELSTIHNDESIHILGYFTDDSYKDPNFQNLLSEIQDYRIYRAKKMVSNLDEFFNIKLDYEDVKKTAKGVVARPHIAKAIIDKGYPYTFQYIFENIIDKDSVAYVQNKKISLLEGINLLRDLNAIVILAHPKLIKKTPIEDIIKLNFHGLEAIYYLNSLEEQEKYINIALKNNKLISCGSDFHGIENDVKHGYIGSMDSTLKELEDFINIFI from the coding sequence ATGGATATACACGCAGATTTTCATTTACACACCAATGCTTCCGATGGAAGACTTAGCCCTAAGGAATTAGTTAAGTTAGCAAAATCACAATCTTTAAGCTTGATGGCTATAACAGATCATGATACAACATCCTCTCTTTATGAAGGCATTTTGCAAGGTGATAGATTAGACATTAAAGTTGTCCCCGGTATAGAGCTTTCCACCATACATAATGATGAAAGCATTCATATCCTTGGATACTTTACTGACGATTCTTATAAGGATCCAAACTTTCAAAACCTTTTATCCGAAATACAAGATTATAGAATCTATAGGGCAAAAAAGATGGTTTCTAATTTAGATGAGTTTTTTAATATTAAATTAGATTACGAAGATGTTAAAAAGACTGCTAAGGGAGTAGTTGCAAGGCCCCATATAGCCAAGGCTATAATTGATAAGGGTTATCCTTATACCTTTCAATACATCTTTGAAAATATTATAGATAAAGATAGTGTTGCTTACGTTCAAAACAAAAAAATTTCTCTTCTAGAAGGCATAAACCTACTAAGAGATTTAAATGCAATAGTAATCTTAGCCCATCCAAAGTTAATTAAAAAGACGCCTATAGAAGATATAATAAAATTAAATTTTCATGGACTAGAGGCTATATATTATCTAAACTCTTTAGAAGAACAAGAAAAATATATAAATATAGCTCTAAAAAATAATAAACTTATAAGTTGTGGGTCAGATTTTCATGGAATCGAAAATGATGTTAAGCATGGATATATAGGCTCTATGGATAGTACCTTAAAAGAACTCGAAGACTTTATAAATATCTTTATTTAA
- a CDS encoding DUF896 domain-containing protein codes for MKIEDVINRINILYKKSKEEGLTEQETLEQKELRQRYINNVKTNFRAQLETIEKK; via the coding sequence ATGAAAATTGAAGATGTAATTAATAGAATAAACATTTTATATAAAAAAAGTAAAGAGGAAGGCTTAACTGAACAAGAAACACTTGAACAAAAAGAGTTAAGACAAAGATATATAAATAACGTTAAAACTAATTTTAGAGCGCAATTAGAAACTATAGAGAAAAAGTAA